A region from the Triticum aestivum cultivar Chinese Spring chromosome 3D, IWGSC CS RefSeq v2.1, whole genome shotgun sequence genome encodes:
- the LOC123075103 gene encoding uncharacterized protein translates to MESYHPADTKLEDLPEDVLCRILSCLCMRDAARVSSSCSVFLRAWGRYPRLTFDEDTLRLRRQHPEPEAAAPHEAGEDNLMPPPIILGQQQQQDDVLVALRERDELARGFVRHVDAVMSRRRSDAALDALTIKLAYLREQDAPCVDRWVRLALTSTTTRRLRLDFLPHGCYNPDRLRYELPCSLLSAGTAAAGALEHLYLRMGSIRAPMPELASLVTLVLSRVRVTGEDLGHLLYSCHRLQSLKLKRCEDLAYLKVPPDRLKQLRTLVVKSCWSMREMDISGSSVESLRFEGRHMPGTLLCGSVGPALRVTSAEFDLEQLIAPAESEATESSRLQLLSLAHLMPRLETLSLTLVRHIKVVMTSPHSSGNRFRHLKRVKLEFYMPGRDGRDDFLFLYSFLDSAPIMEALSLDVMRGAPVFDARRYRRQQQQQQPAGGYFRKHQGLPHHSLKDVVITGFDADLASLELALHILDRACVLRCMSLETIWSRDDDDDSFQIRLIREAVSKYIAPAVPSGSGILLQVK, encoded by the exons ATGGAGTCGTATCATCCCGCTGACACAAAGCTTGAAGATCTTCCAGAG GACGTTCTGTGCAGGATACTTTCGTGCTTGTGCATGAGGGACGCGGCTCGTGTGTCCTCCTCGTGTTCCGTCTTCCTACGGGCTTGGGGGAGGTACCCTCGTCTAACCTTCGACGAGGATACGCTCCGTCTCAGACGACAGCACCCGGAACCGGAAGCAGCCGCTCCTCATGAAGCCGGCGAGGACAACCTGATGCCTCCCCCAATCATACtcggacagcagcagcagcaagacgACGTGCTCGTTGCGCTGCGGGAGCGAGACGAGCTCGCGAGGGGCTTTGTGCGCCACGTGGATGCCGTCATGTCGCGACGCCGCAGCGACGCGGCACTGGATGCGCTGACCATCAAGTTGGCCTACCTGCGGGAGCAGGACGCTCCCTGCGTCGACCGCTGGGTGCGCCTCGCCCTGACGTCGACGACCACCAGGCGCCTCAGGCTCGACTTCCTCCCGCACGGCTGCTACAACCCGGACAGGCTCCGGTACGAGCTACCCTGCTCGCTCCTCTCCGCCGGGACGGCAGCGGCCGGCGCGCTGGAGCACCTCTACCTCCGGATGGGAAGCATACGGGCCCCCATGCCGGAGCTGGCCAGCTTGGTGACCCTGGTTCTGTCGAGGGTGCGCGTCACCGGGGAGGACCTTGGGCACTTGCTCTACTCGTGCCACAGACTGCAGAGCCTCAAGCTCAAGCGCTGCGAGGACCTGGCGTACCTCAAGGTGCCGCCTGATCGTCTGAAGCAACTGAGGACTCTTGTGGTGAAAAGCTGCTGGTCGATGAGGGAGATGGACATATCGGGCTCCTCCGTCGAGTCCCTGCGGTTTGAAGGCCGACACATGCCGGGAACCCTGCTTTGTGGGTCAGTTGGACCCGCCCTCAGGGTGACAAGTGCGGAGTTTGACCTCGAGCAACTGATTGCCCCCGCCGAATCTGAAGCCACCGAGTCATCGCGGCTTCAGCTGTTAAGCCTAGCGCACCTCATGCCGCGCCTGGAGACCTTATCCTTGACCTTAGTACGCCACATCAAG GTAGTTATGACTTCCCCACACAGCAGCGGCAACAGGTTCCGTCATCTGAAGCGTGTGAAACTCGAATTCTACATGCCGGGGCGAGATGGAAGAGACGATTTTCTCTTCCTCTATTCATTTCTCGACTCAGCGCCGATAATGGAAGCGCTTTCGTTGGAT GTGATGCGTGGTGCACCGGTTTTCGACGCGAGACGATATAgacgacagcagcagcagcagcagccagcgGGTGGCTATTTCAGGAAGCACCAAGGGCTCCCGCACCATAGCCTAAAGGATGTCGTCATCACCGGGTTCGATGCAGACCTTGCTTCCCTAGAGCTCGCGCTCCACATCCTAGACAGGGCGTGCGTGCTTCGCTGTATGTCGCTGGAGACGATATGGAGCCGTGACGACGATGACGACTCGTTTCAGATACGCCTTATTCGGGAGGCCGTTTCCAAGTATATCGCCCCGGCGGTGCCATCGGGATCTGGCATACTGCTACAAGTCAAGTGA